The Candidatus Phaeomarinobacter ectocarpi genome includes a region encoding these proteins:
- the asnB gene encoding asparagine synthase (glutamine-hydrolyzing) gives MCGITGFATGTHLSSDDTRTLQRMTEALVHRGPDADGTWSDAEAGVAFGHRRLSIVDLSKAGAQPMHDASGRYVITYNGEIYNFPALRKDLEAVGVTFRGHSDTEVLIEACAHWGTEATLKRLNGIFAFGLWDRQQRSLTLARDHIGIKPLYWAKTGSTLLFASELKAMHAHPQFNTAINRDAVAAFMRFNYIPQPHSIYQDAHKLPPGCYLTCDLSGGVPSEPVIKTYWDGLETAEQAAADPFTGSPEEAVEQLSDLLHDAIGQQMVSDVPLGAFLSGGIDSSTVVALMQAQSSQPVRTFSIGFSEEGFNEAHHAAEVAKHLGTDHTELYLSSRDALDVVPHLADMYDEPFADSSQIPTYLVSKLAREHVTVSLSGDGGDELFAGYNRYVWGRTLWRTIRTLPLPMRRLVSRSVRGLSPARWNQLMSPIPDRIKPGNPGDALYKLASVVELDGPGAIYRRLVSNWMSPEDVVQQSTEPPGLLWDETMRERFKEPISRMQATDLMTYLPDDILTKVDRASMATSLEARVPLLDPRLIEFAWRLPLNMKLRDGQSKWALRQVLYRHVPRSLIDRPKMGFGVPVGDWLRGPLRDWAEHLLDEKRLREQGLFDPTIVRTHWEDHLSGRRNWHYMMWSVLMMEAWLDRWDAK, from the coding sequence ATGTGCGGCATAACAGGCTTCGCAACCGGCACGCATCTGTCATCTGACGACACACGCACCCTTCAGAGGATGACAGAAGCGCTCGTGCATCGCGGGCCTGACGCCGACGGCACGTGGAGTGACGCAGAAGCAGGCGTTGCATTTGGTCACCGCCGACTGTCCATTGTCGACCTGTCCAAGGCTGGTGCACAGCCGATGCATGATGCATCCGGCCGTTATGTCATCACCTACAACGGCGAAATCTATAACTTCCCGGCGCTGAGAAAAGATCTCGAAGCTGTCGGCGTAACCTTCCGCGGACACTCCGACACTGAGGTCCTCATTGAGGCCTGCGCGCACTGGGGAACTGAAGCCACTCTCAAGAGACTGAATGGCATTTTTGCGTTCGGGCTCTGGGACCGTCAGCAACGTAGCCTTACGCTTGCGCGCGATCACATCGGCATCAAACCACTTTACTGGGCCAAAACCGGGTCAACACTTCTGTTTGCCTCTGAACTCAAGGCGATGCATGCACATCCACAGTTCAACACGGCCATCAACCGCGACGCCGTGGCGGCGTTCATGCGGTTCAATTACATACCTCAGCCACACTCCATCTATCAGGACGCCCACAAGCTTCCACCAGGCTGCTATCTCACCTGCGACCTGTCAGGCGGAGTGCCGTCAGAACCCGTCATAAAGACCTACTGGGATGGGTTGGAAACTGCGGAACAGGCGGCAGCAGACCCCTTTACCGGGTCCCCTGAAGAGGCCGTCGAACAACTCAGCGACCTTCTGCATGACGCCATCGGCCAGCAGATGGTATCGGACGTGCCGCTCGGCGCATTTCTGTCAGGCGGCATCGATAGCTCAACCGTCGTGGCTCTCATGCAGGCCCAAAGCAGTCAGCCGGTCCGGACCTTTTCCATTGGCTTTTCAGAAGAAGGCTTCAACGAGGCGCACCACGCTGCCGAAGTTGCCAAACATCTGGGCACGGACCACACCGAGCTGTACCTGTCATCCAGAGACGCTCTGGATGTCGTCCCCCACCTCGCGGACATGTATGACGAGCCCTTTGCGGACAGCTCACAGATCCCGACCTATCTTGTATCCAAGCTGGCCCGCGAACACGTTACGGTGTCGCTCTCCGGTGATGGCGGAGACGAACTGTTTGCCGGATATAATCGCTATGTCTGGGGTCGAACCCTCTGGCGCACAATCCGCACGCTCCCCTTGCCGATGCGCCGGCTCGTAAGCCGCAGCGTCCGCGGTCTCTCGCCTGCCCGGTGGAACCAGCTCATGAGCCCGATCCCTGACAGGATCAAACCCGGCAACCCCGGCGACGCCCTGTACAAGCTGGCATCTGTCGTGGAGCTCGATGGCCCCGGCGCCATCTATCGGCGGCTCGTCTCAAACTGGATGTCGCCGGAAGACGTTGTGCAGCAGAGCACCGAACCGCCCGGCCTTCTTTGGGACGAGACAATGCGTGAGCGGTTCAAGGAACCGATCAGCCGCATGCAGGCCACTGACCTGATGACCTATCTGCCCGATGACATCCTGACCAAGGTGGATCGCGCCAGCATGGCGACCAGCCTGGAAGCACGCGTTCCCTTGCTTGACCCGCGTCTGATTGAATTTGCCTGGCGTCTGCCGCTGAACATGAAGTTGCGCGATGGCCAAAGCAAATGGGCGCTGAGACAGGTCCTGTATCGCCATGTCCCCCGGTCTCTTATTGATCGTCCGAAAATGGGATTTGGCGTGCCCGTCGGAGACTGGCTACGTGGGCCCCTGCGTGACTGGGCGGAGCACCTGCTCGACGAAAAACGGCTCCGGGAGCAGGGCCTTTTTGACCCCACAATCGTAAGAACCCACTGGGAAGACCATCTCTCTGGCCGCCGCAACTGGCATTACATGATGTGGAGCGTCTTGATGATGGAAGCCTGGCTCGACCGCTGGGACGCAAAATAG